Proteins from one Cyanobacteria bacterium QS_8_64_29 genomic window:
- the glmS gene encoding glutamine--fructose-6-phosphate transaminase (isomerizing): MCGIVGYIGPQTATDVLMAGLERLEYRGYDSAGMATVWDDRLHCVRAKGKLHNLRQKLEREPMPAQLGIGHTRWATHGKPEEHNAHPHLDGNQRIAVVQNGIVENHRPLREELAQKGHAFASDTDTEVVPHLIAECLEQADGESDGRSRLFEAVRKALSRLQGAFAIAVVCADYPDELIVAREQAPLAIGFGQGEFFCASDTPALIPHTNAVLPLENGEMARLTPLGAEIYTLAGERLQKKPRTLDWNPVLVEKQGFRHFMLKEIHEQPGVVRACLEAYLNDDWTPETYAAASPIDLGLPAQLYQDLEAVEIVACGTSWHAGLIGKYLLEQLAGIPTAVHYASEFRYAPTPLKANTLTVGVTQSGETADTLAALNLERERRAQAPPAQQARLLGMTNRPESTLARSVDAIIDTHAGIEIGVAATKTFMAQVVGFCCLALELAARRQALPPDRLQQMVDGLRQLPAQIELVLESREEAIEALAHEFKETRDFIFIGRGINFPIALEGALKLKEISYLHAEGYPAGEMKHGPIALLDDNVPVVAVAMPGQVYDKVISNAEEAKARDAHLIGVTALEDTEASATFDQLLPVPGVDEWLSPFLSVVPLQLLSYYIAARRGLDVDQPRNLAKSVTVE, from the coding sequence ATGTGCGGAATCGTCGGCTACATCGGTCCCCAGACGGCAACGGATGTCCTCATGGCCGGGTTGGAGCGGTTGGAATACCGCGGCTACGACTCGGCCGGTATGGCAACCGTCTGGGACGATCGGCTCCACTGCGTGCGCGCCAAAGGCAAGCTCCACAACCTGCGGCAAAAGCTGGAGCGCGAGCCCATGCCGGCGCAGTTGGGCATCGGCCACACGCGCTGGGCCACCCACGGCAAGCCGGAAGAGCACAACGCCCACCCTCACCTGGATGGCAACCAACGCATCGCGGTGGTGCAAAACGGCATTGTGGAAAACCACCGCCCGCTGCGCGAGGAGCTGGCGCAAAAGGGACACGCGTTTGCCTCCGACACCGATACGGAGGTGGTGCCGCACCTGATCGCCGAGTGCCTGGAACAGGCGGACGGGGAGAGCGATGGGCGATCGCGGCTGTTCGAGGCGGTCCGGAAAGCCCTCTCGCGGCTGCAGGGGGCTTTTGCCATTGCGGTGGTCTGCGCCGACTATCCCGACGAGCTGATCGTCGCGCGCGAGCAAGCCCCGCTGGCCATTGGCTTTGGGCAGGGCGAGTTTTTCTGCGCGTCCGATACGCCTGCGCTCATCCCGCACACCAACGCCGTCCTACCGCTCGAGAATGGCGAGATGGCGCGGCTGACGCCGCTCGGGGCCGAGATTTATACCCTGGCTGGGGAGCGCCTGCAAAAAAAACCGCGCACCCTGGACTGGAACCCGGTTCTGGTAGAGAAACAGGGCTTTCGCCACTTCATGCTCAAAGAAATCCACGAGCAGCCCGGGGTGGTGCGCGCCTGCTTGGAGGCCTATCTCAACGACGACTGGACCCCCGAGACCTACGCGGCCGCTTCGCCCATCGATCTGGGGTTGCCGGCCCAGCTCTACCAGGACCTGGAGGCCGTCGAGATCGTGGCCTGCGGCACGAGCTGGCACGCCGGCCTCATTGGCAAGTACTTGCTAGAGCAACTGGCCGGCATTCCCACGGCCGTTCACTACGCTTCGGAGTTTCGCTACGCGCCCACCCCGCTCAAAGCCAACACCCTGACCGTGGGCGTGACCCAATCGGGCGAGACGGCCGACACCCTGGCAGCGCTCAATTTGGAACGGGAGCGGCGCGCCCAGGCCCCACCGGCCCAGCAGGCGCGCTTGCTGGGCATGACCAACCGCCCCGAGAGCACGCTGGCGCGCTCGGTGGATGCCATCATCGATACCCATGCCGGCATTGAGATTGGGGTTGCCGCCACCAAAACATTCATGGCCCAGGTAGTGGGCTTTTGCTGCCTGGCCCTAGAGTTGGCTGCCCGCCGCCAGGCGCTGCCGCCCGATCGCCTCCAGCAGATGGTGGATGGCCTGCGCCAGCTACCGGCTCAAATCGAGCTGGTGCTGGAGAGCCGGGAAGAAGCGATCGAAGCGCTGGCCCACGAGTTTAAAGAAACCCGCGACTTTATTTTCATTGGGCGCGGCATCAATTTTCCCATTGCGCTGGAGGGCGCGCTCAAGCTCAAAGAGATCAGCTACCTCCACGCTGAGGGCTACCCAGCCGGCGAGATGAAGCACGGCCCGATTGCGCTGCTGGATGACAACGTGCCGGTGGTGGCAGTGGCCATGCCCGGGCAGGTGTACGACAAAGTCATCTCCAACGCCGAGGAAGCCAAAGCCCGGGACGCACACCTGATTGGCGTGACGGCCCTAGAAGATACCGAAGCTAGCGCCACCTTCGACCA
- a CDS encoding photosystem I iron-sulfur center protein PsaC: protein MSHSVKIYDTCIGCTQCVRACPLDVLEMVPWDGCKAGQIASSPRTEDCVGCKRCETACPTDFLSIRVYLGAETTRSMGLAY from the coding sequence ATGTCGCACAGCGTCAAGATTTACGATACTTGCATTGGCTGTACCCAGTGCGTGCGGGCCTGCCCGCTGGACGTGCTGGAGATGGTTCCCTGGGATGGGTGCAAGGCCGGGCAGATTGCCTCATCGCCGCGCACTGAGGACTGCGTTGGCTGCAAGCGGTGCGAGACGGCCTGCCCGACGGACTTTTTGAGCATCCGCGTCTACCTTGGGGCCGAGACCACCCGAAGCATGGGACTCGCCTACTAG
- a CDS encoding aspartoacylase — translation MDSIDRVAIVGGTHGNELTGAYLIKKFRRHPEAIARESFETQTLLGNPEALQARQRYLGKDLNRCFGSHALQDPNPATREDRRAQQIDRALGPKGNAQVDFILDLHTTSANMGASLIFVRDGPFDFQLAARLCATDPSLGVYSWIEPEREPNFLNAIASRGFAIEVGPITPGTLAPEIFATTERLVHAVLDGIDAFNRQRWSQPAPPLTVYRHQRRIDYPKTSDGDLDGFIHPQRQGRDFEAMAPGDPLFLTLDGHAIGYDGPEVVHPVFVNEAAYYEKGIAMCLTQPERMAL, via the coding sequence ATGGACTCCATCGATCGCGTCGCCATTGTCGGCGGCACTCACGGCAACGAACTGACTGGGGCCTACCTCATCAAAAAGTTCCGCCGCCACCCCGAGGCGATCGCGCGCGAGAGCTTTGAGACCCAGACGCTGCTGGGCAACCCCGAGGCCCTGCAGGCCCGCCAGCGCTACCTGGGTAAAGACCTCAACCGCTGCTTTGGCAGCCATGCGTTGCAAGATCCCAACCCGGCAACGCGCGAAGACCGCCGGGCCCAGCAAATCGATCGCGCCTTGGGGCCCAAGGGCAACGCCCAGGTCGATTTCATTCTGGATCTGCACACCACCTCGGCCAACATGGGCGCGAGCCTGATCTTCGTGCGCGATGGGCCCTTTGACTTCCAGCTCGCCGCCCGCCTGTGCGCCACCGATCCCAGCCTTGGGGTTTACAGCTGGATCGAGCCCGAGCGCGAGCCCAACTTCCTCAACGCCATTGCCAGCCGCGGCTTTGCCATCGAGGTAGGGCCCATTACCCCAGGCACGTTGGCCCCCGAGATCTTTGCAACCACCGAGCGCCTGGTCCACGCCGTGCTGGATGGCATCGATGCCTTCAACCGCCAGCGCTGGTCCCAGCCCGCGCCCCCGCTGACGGTCTACCGCCACCAGCGCCGCATCGACTATCCCAAGACCAGCGACGGCGACCTCGATGGGTTCATCCACCCGCAGCGGCAGGGCCGGGACTTTGAAGCCATGGCGCCCGGCGATCCGCTGTTTTTGACCTTGGACGGCCACGCGATCGGCTACGACGGTCCCGAGGTGGTGCACCCAGTGTTTGTCAACGAAGCGGCCTACTACGAAAAAGGCATCGCCATGTGCTTGACCCAGCCCGAGCGCATGGCGCTCTGA
- a CDS encoding methionyl-tRNA formyltransferase: MQVAFFGTPEFAVPSLQRLLAQPGIAVRAVVTQPDRPRGRGKQLQPPPVKELAQSHGVPVWQPQRLRDDRDTLAQLAQLQADAVTVMAYGQILPPAVLSQPRLGCVNVHASLLPRHRGASPVAWSLYNGDAETGVTTMLMEPGMDTGPILLRARTAVGLLENARELSQRLADLGADRLVETLQQLERGTLTPQPQDPAQASYAPLLRKQHYALDWSRPALAIHNQVRGFYPNSTARFRQQPLKIRATVPLAASVRSQLPTEWQSQLAQHDWPPEGAARPGEIAGTLKSLGPAVQTGDGLLLLHALQPSGKRAQSGADFANGMRPVAGERFENG, translated from the coding sequence ATGCAAGTCGCGTTTTTCGGCACGCCCGAGTTTGCCGTTCCCAGCCTGCAGCGCCTGCTCGCGCAGCCGGGGATTGCAGTCCGAGCGGTGGTGACCCAGCCCGATCGGCCGCGCGGGCGCGGCAAACAGCTGCAGCCCCCACCCGTCAAGGAACTGGCCCAGTCCCACGGCGTACCGGTTTGGCAACCCCAGCGCCTGCGCGACGACCGCGATACCCTGGCCCAGCTGGCGCAGTTGCAGGCCGATGCCGTTACCGTGATGGCCTACGGCCAAATCCTGCCGCCGGCGGTGCTGTCGCAACCGCGGCTGGGCTGCGTCAACGTTCACGCCTCCCTACTGCCCCGCCACCGGGGGGCTTCGCCCGTTGCCTGGAGCCTCTACAACGGCGATGCCGAAACGGGCGTAACGACCATGCTGATGGAGCCTGGCATGGATACCGGGCCCATCCTGCTGCGCGCCCGGACGGCGGTGGGCTTGCTGGAGAACGCCCGCGAGCTCTCGCAGCGGCTGGCAGATTTGGGGGCCGACCGGTTGGTGGAGACGCTGCAGCAGCTCGAGCGCGGCACCCTGACCCCGCAACCGCAGGATCCGGCCCAAGCCAGCTACGCACCGCTGCTGCGCAAGCAGCACTACGCCCTGGATTGGTCGCGGCCGGCCCTGGCAATTCACAACCAAGTGCGCGGGTTTTACCCCAACAGCACCGCGCGCTTCCGGCAGCAGCCGCTCAAGATCCGGGCAACCGTCCCACTGGCGGCATCCGTACGCTCGCAGCTACCGACCGAGTGGCAGTCGCAGCTGGCCCAGCATGACTGGCCGCCTGAGGGGGCTGCTCGCCCCGGCGAGATCGCGGGGACTTTAAAATCGCTCGGCCCGGCCGTCCAAACCGGGGATGGCCTGCTGCTGCTGCACGCGCTGCAGCCCAGCGGCAAGCGGGCGCAATCCGGGGCCGATTTTGCCAACGGCATGCGCCCGGTCGCCGGCGAGCGCTTCGAGAACGGTTAG